In Streptomyces sp. NBC_01426, one genomic interval encodes:
- a CDS encoding ABC transporter substrate-binding protein codes for MRTNSRRRIVAAVAVTCALALGATACGSSDPEAESAVKDVASALEAGGKVTVWAWEPTLKKVAADFEKKYPKVDVELVNAGTGDKQYTALQNAVAAGSGAPDVAQVEYYAVGQFAIGKALEDLAPYGASAHDRTFTTGPWSAVRYDKGIYALPMDSGPMALFYNKRVFDRHGVAVPTTWDEYVEAARALHKADPKLHITNDTGDAGATTSLIWQAGGRPYKVDGTEIGIDFNDAGTAQYARTWQKLLDERLLAPVSSWSDEWYKGLSDGSIATLSIGAWMPANFASGAPAASGDWRVAPLPQWTRGAKAGAENGGSSLAVPKASKSKALAYAFIEYATTGAGATARVSEGAFPATRADLESKAFLETAFPYFGGQQANQVLADAARNVGAGWSYLPYQVYANSIFNDTVGKAYVSSTTLAQGLDAWRKASAKYGADQGFSVGK; via the coding sequence ATGAGAACGAACAGCCGCCGCCGCATCGTCGCCGCCGTCGCCGTGACCTGCGCCTTGGCCCTCGGTGCCACCGCCTGCGGGTCCTCGGACCCGGAGGCCGAGAGCGCCGTCAAGGACGTGGCGTCCGCGCTCGAAGCCGGAGGCAAGGTGACGGTGTGGGCGTGGGAGCCCACGCTGAAGAAGGTGGCCGCCGACTTCGAGAAGAAGTATCCGAAGGTGGACGTCGAACTCGTCAACGCGGGAACGGGCGACAAGCAGTACACGGCGCTGCAGAACGCCGTCGCCGCCGGCTCGGGAGCCCCCGACGTGGCTCAGGTCGAGTACTACGCCGTCGGCCAGTTCGCCATCGGCAAGGCCCTGGAGGACCTCGCCCCCTACGGCGCGTCCGCCCACGACCGGACCTTCACCACCGGGCCCTGGAGCGCGGTGCGGTACGACAAGGGGATCTACGCGCTGCCCATGGACTCGGGGCCCATGGCGCTGTTCTACAACAAGAGGGTCTTCGACCGGCACGGTGTCGCCGTCCCGACCACCTGGGACGAGTACGTCGAGGCGGCGCGCGCCCTGCACAAGGCGGATCCGAAGCTCCACATCACGAACGACACCGGGGACGCCGGCGCCACGACCAGCCTGATCTGGCAGGCAGGGGGGCGTCCCTACAAGGTGGACGGAACCGAGATCGGCATCGACTTCAACGACGCCGGCACCGCGCAGTACGCGCGCACCTGGCAGAAGTTGCTCGACGAGCGGCTGCTCGCACCGGTCAGCTCCTGGAGCGACGAGTGGTACAAGGGCCTGTCCGACGGCAGTATCGCGACCCTGTCCATCGGCGCCTGGATGCCCGCCAACTTCGCCTCGGGCGCTCCCGCCGCCTCGGGAGACTGGCGCGTGGCACCCCTTCCGCAGTGGACGCGCGGAGCCAAGGCGGGTGCCGAGAACGGCGGCAGCTCCCTCGCCGTGCCCAAGGCATCGAAGAGCAAGGCGCTGGCCTACGCCTTCATCGAGTACGCGACCACCGGGGCCGGCGCCACCGCCCGGGTCTCCGAAGGCGCCTTCCCCGCCACCCGGGCAGACCTGGAGTCGAAGGCCTTCCTGGAAACCGCCTTCCCCTACTTCGGCGGTCAGCAGGCCAATCAGGTGCTGGCGGACGCGGCCCGAAACGTCGGCGCGGGCTGGTCGTACCTGCCCTACCAGGTGTACGCGAACTCCATCTTCAACGACACCGTGGGCAAGGCGTACGTCTCGTCGACGACTCTCGCCCAGGGGTTGGACGCCTGGCGGAAGGCCAGCGCGAAGTACGGCGCCGACCAGGGGTTCAGCGTCGGGAAGTAG
- a CDS encoding carbohydrate ABC transporter permease codes for MSDAAAEPGRIPAARPPRERPRRTKRTHTPLNPRPSIPLTLVTGLVLVYTLLPLAWLVINATKDQQDLFDSFGLWFGEDFHLWDNIVRTLTYDDGAFVRWTLNTLLYVATGAGGATLLAVLGGYALAVYEFPGRRAVFAVVIGAVAVPGTALAVPTFLMFSGMGLANTPWAVIIPSLVSPFGLYLMWVFATEAVPSELLEAARIDGAGELRIFFRIALPLLMPGTVTVLLFSMVATWNNYFLPLIMIKDPDWYPLTLGLNAWSAQARTAGGEPVFDLIITGSLLTIVPIVVIFLLLQRHWQSGLAAGSVKE; via the coding sequence ATGTCGGACGCCGCAGCCGAACCCGGACGGATCCCGGCCGCCCGGCCCCCGAGGGAACGGCCCCGTCGCACCAAGCGCACCCACACGCCGCTCAACCCCAGGCCGAGCATCCCGTTGACCCTGGTGACCGGGCTGGTCCTCGTCTACACCCTCCTTCCCCTCGCGTGGCTGGTCATCAACGCCACCAAGGACCAGCAGGACCTCTTCGACTCCTTCGGCCTGTGGTTCGGCGAGGACTTCCACCTCTGGGACAACATCGTCCGCACGCTGACCTACGACGACGGAGCCTTCGTCCGCTGGACGCTGAACACCCTGCTGTACGTCGCCACCGGAGCGGGCGGCGCGACACTGCTCGCCGTACTCGGCGGATACGCGCTGGCCGTGTACGAGTTCCCCGGCCGCCGCGCCGTGTTCGCCGTCGTCATCGGCGCCGTGGCCGTTCCCGGCACGGCACTCGCCGTGCCCACGTTCCTCATGTTCAGCGGCATGGGACTGGCCAACACCCCCTGGGCGGTGATCATTCCGTCCCTCGTCTCGCCGTTCGGGCTGTACCTGATGTGGGTGTTCGCCACCGAGGCGGTACCTTCCGAACTGCTCGAAGCGGCCCGCATCGACGGGGCCGGCGAGCTGCGCATCTTCTTCAGGATCGCCCTGCCCCTGTTGATGCCGGGCACCGTGACGGTGCTGCTGTTCTCCATGGTCGCCACCTGGAACAACTACTTCCTGCCGCTGATCATGATCAAGGATCCGGACTGGTACCCGCTCACCCTGGGGCTCAACGCGTGGAGCGCCCAGGCCCGGACCGCGGGCGGCGAGCCCGTCTTCGACCTCATCATCACCGGATCCCTGCTCACCATCGTGCCGATCGTCGTGATCTTCCTCCTGCTCCAGCGCCACTGGCAGTCGGGCCTGGCCGCGGGCAGCGTCAAGGAGTGA